The genome window GCGATAATGCGAGGAAATAAGGTCAGGGTTCTGAAAAAAGATGCAGGAAATGGTGCACCCGGTGATAAGATTCAGCAGGAAAAGGAAACGTTTGGTAAAGACGAAATGCCGCAGATGCCGGAAAAAATGGAAATTTCCGATATGTCGCAGTCAGATCGTGAAAAACTCCCGCAAAGACAGCAGGGCTTCGAGCGTCACAATGCTTTTGGAAACATGAACGTACAGGAAGGCGATTTTGATATCGTTGAGGTTGTTACCGGTGTGAGCGATGATGACTATGTTGAAATAGTTTCGGGACTTGAAGAAGGAGATATGGTTGTTATTCTGAACACCACAGTTGACTCAAGCGCCACTGTTACCGGCGGTATGATGGGCATGGGCTCAATGGGTGGTATGGGCTCAATGCCGTCGATGGGTGGAAACATGGGCGGAGGCTTTAACAGCGGAAATATGGGAGGCAGAATGCCCAGATGATAAGATTTGAACATATATCAAAAATATATGAAATGGGTGACACAGAGGTAAGAGCAGCAGATGACATATCTTTTCGAATCGGAAAAGGTGAATTTGTAGCCATCGTAGGCCAATCAGGCTCCGGAAAATCTACCTGTATGAATATTATAGGATGTCTTGATGTACCTACATTGGGCTCATATTACCTCAACGATGTCGATGTTTCCACTCTTAACGACAATAAGCTGGCGGACATAAGAAACAAAACACTGGGATTTATATTTCAACAGTATAATCTGATACCCAAGCTCAATGTGCTTGAAAATGTGGAGCTTCCTTTGCTTTACAGCGGTATGCCCAAGTCACAAAGACGACGTATGGCAATGGAGGCACTCAAAAAGGTTGGGTTGGAGGAAAAAGCGAAAAACCTTCCGTCACAGCTTTCGGGTGGACAGCAGCAGAGAGTTTCCATAGCAAGAGCACTTGCGGGCAATCCGCCTGTTATACTTGCTGACGAGCCTACCGGTGCTCTGGATTCCCGAACGGGCAGGGAAGTGCTGGAATTTCTGCAGAAGCTTAACAGCGAGGGGAACACGGTTGTTCTTATTACCCATGATAATGATATAGCCCGTAAGGCAC of Oscillospiraceae bacterium contains these proteins:
- a CDS encoding ABC transporter ATP-binding protein; translation: MIRFEHISKIYEMGDTEVRAADDISFRIGKGEFVAIVGQSGSGKSTCMNIIGCLDVPTLGSYYLNDVDVSTLNDNKLADIRNKTLGFIFQQYNLIPKLNVLENVELPLLYSGMPKSQRRRMAMEALKKVGLEEKAKNLPSQLSGGQQQRVSIARALAGNPPVILADEPTGALDSRTGREVLEFLQKLNSEGNTVVLITHDNDIARKAQRIIRLADGKVIYDGPSDGAGAVVNPELSHEEQHKGGKK